The Populus nigra chromosome 4, ddPopNigr1.1, whole genome shotgun sequence genome contains the following window.
ATTTCTTAGTTCTACTAATTCTCTCCCTTTCATTTGTCGTCTAAACCTACCAATCAAAAGTAGCATCTCTAAAGAACCCAACTCTTTGCAGCTCATGATACACTAACACCAaccaattctttttatttaacacTTTTTTAGTGTTCTTTTTATAagggtttatgttttttttttaagtttgtttgttgtttgttttatatatgaTGGTCGCTCatattcttagtttttttagatgaataACTTCATTCCTAAGCTTTTGAGATATGTCTTGTATGTATATTTTCTTCATATTGTTGTTTTGATCACTGATTCTTCAATAAGAAGTATAATCTGACTGTTTTCTAAACCCACTTGGGTTTTTTCCTCAAAATTTGAGTTCCCTGTATTCATTGATGTGTCGGTCTCACTTGAGTCAtgtttcttgatggatatattATCATTCTTGAATCATAGGCCTCCATGTCAATCCTCTGTGGCCTTCCAATCCTTGAATGTGTGTACTGCCTTGGCTGTGCTCGTTGGCTATGGCAAAAATGCCTTTACACCGCTGGTCATGAAAGTGAGAACTGGGGCTTAGCCACAGCTGAAGAATTTGAGCCCGTGCCTCGTCTTTGTCGCCTAATCCTATCAGTCTATGAAGATGATCTTCGGTACCCACTTTGGGCACCGCCAGGTGGCTATGGTATTAACCCTGATTGGGTAATTGTGAAGAGAACTTACGAAGAAACTGGGGGATGTGCTACTCCTTATATGATTTACCTGGATCATGATAATGTTGAAATAGTGTTGGCTATTAGAGGGCTTAATTTGGCAAAGGAAAGTGATTATGCAGTTTTACTTGATAATAAATTGGGGCAGACCAAGTTTGATGGTGGTTACGTGCATAATGGGCTATTGAAGGCTGCAAAGTGGATTTTTGATGCAGAATGTGAGCTTTTGAGGGATTTGGTTGAGATGAATCCAGATTATAGGTTAACTTTTGCTGGACATTCGTTAGGTGCAGGGATAGTGTCATTGATAGCAATGTATGCTGTTCAGAATCGGGAGAAATTGGGGACCATTGAGAGGAAGAGGATCAGATGCTTTGCCATGGCTCCTGCTAGATGCGTGTCACTGAATTTGGCAGTGAGATATGCTGATGTTATCAATTCTGTCGTGCTTCAGGTAGGACTTCCCTGTGCTTCCAGCTATGTTTGAAATCAAGTAAAGGTGCTTAAATTTTGTCTAAATGGATTGTGGTgaagtttaaattttgaattcatcAGTCGATTGGAAACACcaacaaaaatgatgatgatgagtggTCTTGATGGGAATGGTGGTAGGAGCATTTTCTGGTTTTACTGAAATGAATAAAACCTGGTCAAAGTGGCTACCAAAGCATGTTGAAATCATCAGCTTATTATGAGAATCAGGAACCCTGCTGGTTTGAAAACTAATTATGTGAAGGATTAACATTTTAATCTGTCTTTTTCATTACAATTTTAACCTGCTGCCAAACTCTGAATTTGATGGAACAAGCAAAGAGCTTAATACTTTAGACTTCTAGCATGTCAGTTTCTCTTTCTCTGTGCCTAGGAATAGTGGTATGTGCTCTGTTCTAATATGAGTTATTGAATGAACCAGGATGATTTCTTACCTCGGACAACTACTGCTCTGGAAGATGTTTAcaaatcaattttctggtaaaaGATAGTATGTCTTACTCACCTTTTTCATAACtagttatattgtttttttcttttatggcaTCTGGTATCCTGGCATATATTCTAATGTAAAAGAAGTTGAAATTTGAGacctttgaaaaaatcaaactggTCAATATGCTTTTCGCAAACGAGTGCATCTGTGCATATAAACTTAAACAGAGCTTTTCCATTGGGCTAGTTGAGGAAACCGCTGATAGTCATCTATGGACTCTTATGCTTGCACATGTAGTCTTTGTTACAACGATCATGTATTCTCAAGGAGTTCATTTTAGACGAGATACTAAGCTGATTTTTTGTGGTTTGGACAGTTTGCCTTGCCTGCTTTGCCTAATGTGCTTGAAGGACACTTGCACTCTCGAGGAGAAGATGCTTAAGGATCCAAGGCGGCTATACGCACCTGGCCGCCTATACCATATTGTTGAGAGGAAGCCCTTCAGGTAAATTTAGCTGTATTTTGTTGCAATTTTACGTGCACCTAACAAAGTAGCTGGCCAGGTGTTTTTATGCCCTTTGCTGAAGGAACTTCTTGATGATGCGGGTATACAAAGAAGGATTCTCCTGCTGGGAAATAAGAGTAATAGGCAGGGGAAGAGCGAAAATAGAAATAAGGAGTCTTGATGATGGTATGGGTTATGCTTACCAATTTGACCTGCAATACTGATAGGCAATCAAAGACAGACTTATTAGGCTCTTCCTCAAAGCCAAAATGGATTAAAAATGCCTCAGGAATCCTGAAACCAACATTCATTGAGGGCTGTGCATGCACTCTTCCATTTGAGATGTCATTGTTTTCCCCGATGCAGGGGAGCATTTCATTCATGTGCTAGGAACAGTAGCTCAAAGAGTAACTGATTATTAGCATTGAATACTTCACGAGCAAAAGAGTGGTCAGTTGTCACCATGATGTGCTGGTTGCCACTCAATTTTGATTTCTGGAGGTTTATTTATGAGAAGTTCTGTGTTTAGATTATTGACTATTATCTTATTGTAATGACAGTACCTTTACACTCTGGTTTCAGGATAGGAAGATTTCCTCCAGTTGTCAGAACAGCAGTCCCTGTGGACAGGCGCTTCGAGCACATAGTTCTTTCATGCAACGCGACTTCTGATCACACCATTATCTGGTTAGAGAGGGAATCTCAAAGGGCTGTTGATGTAAGTCTTAACTTCTTCCTTGGCAATTATAGTGTGAGTTGGGGCTAAGATTGAGACTCTACTTTCATTACTGGTCTAGTTTGAGTCATGAAGCAAACTCGTAaagccattttaatttttaagaaaaaaaaccttggtTTCCAGCCTAGGGAGGTTAGTCAgctttttcacaacttctgtaGTGCTAAAAATAGCAGCATCTGGAATGTTTGTAGAGGCCAATCCGTGGCAAGTTTCTCATGAAATCCCCGAGACCTGCCATATCTATAGCTCCATTGTATATGATAAAGGCTGTGCCAGTCAAGTGGATCTTGTGGCTCCATTGTTTATGTATTATAAAGGCAGTGTCAGGCAGTCAGTCATGTGGTTCTTGTGTATTCACTTTGTTATTTTAGATGATCGGGGATTGAGAATTAACTTCTACGTTTGCTGACAAAACTGAAACACCGTTTTCCCTGTCAGTTGATGCTGGAGAAGGATCGGATCATGGAAATTCCAGCACAACAACGGATGCAGCGGCAGGAGTCTCTTGCACGTGAGCACAGTGAAGAATACGAGGCAGCACTTCGGAGAGCTATTGCTCTGGACATCCCACAGGCATCCTACTCTCCTTCTTATGGAACCTTTGCTGAAGTGGAAGAAGGAGAGAGTTCTGGCAGCTCAGGTGGATCAGGTTCGTTGTTGTCGTTTAAGAGAATGAGGGAGCGTTGGGACAACTTTATAGAGCGTCTTTTTGATGTGGATGAATCAGGTCGAATGGTGTTCAAGAAGTCTTCCACCTagactttccttttcttcttctttgtaatttaccttcaaatttctttctttcatttgtcAACCAAATAGGTTCAATTCCTCATTCGATTGTATTTTGATGGCCTGTGGGATTGTCTGCTTAAACCACGGGTAATAAAATATACAAGGAAAGAATATGTTGCCCACCTTCAGGCGTGGCGAGATCATTGTAAACAGAAACTTGTCGGCGGCCTGTTGTGCGAGCACGTCTAGAAATTACGAAGATACCTGGCCTTCAGCAAATGTGACGGTCTGGCAGTAGCTGGCTAGAAGGATCTTGAGGAGGAACTTACAAAGACAATTGAAGATGCGAtagaaaatgataaggaaataATAAATGGAAGGGGAAGGGAAAAGATGTACCGCTaatgaattaataatttcaaGCTTCTGAACTGCACACCAGAAGTTTCAGTTTTGTCCATCCAAAAAGTTTCAACACAAGCATAAAAGGAAGCTCGAATCTAGCGGTAGCGGAGAACCTGACTGTTTTGAGTTTGAGATTTCATTTACAGAGGTGTTAGAACTATTTCAATACTATTCCCTAgttatcatataaaaactacTACTACACTGATATACATAACGGTAAACCCCCATCTGTTATGTGGGAGAAAAACAAATGCTACTCAATCTGGATGCCCTTCCTCCTCCTGCTATACCCGGAGTTCGACAACTGCTTCCCCTGCAATGGAAATCAAACACATTCAGATTGAATCGCGACTGAAAATGCATCCATCAGTGCTAAATATCATCAACAGCGAGCTAACCAAATGGCTCACTACCACTTCCATTTTGAATTTATGTGACTAGATAAACCTTCATTAACTTGAAGGACTGGTTATTTATCAACATCTAACAGATTCATCTAGAACGCTGTGCCTGAAAATAaagccctctttttttttcgttcTACTAGCCAGAAAATGAGACCAGGCTATGACTTGTCTGTTCTTCACACAGGGCACTGTTGGCGGAACCTTTTGAAGTCATCTCACGGTTTATGAAACAGAAAACTGGTGCAAATTACCTAAATCAGTGAAACTCATGCTGGTAGCACCAAATTTGTTATTCCTCGGATTCTGGCAAGCATTGAAGCATCCAGAACCTTTACATAAAGAAATCAGTCACCCTCTATTTTCACCCTTTTCCCTCAGTTATTAGCTCCCTGCCCACCAAATAGATGCTCACAATAGGTAAACggattcattcttttttattagcatGGGTAATTGGATTAAAATTTACAGCATTGCGAAGACACGActcattggaaaaaaattaatagcatTGAAAAgagtcaaaatttaaaaaataattgcatgtTGCTCTAATACTTTACCATGCATTCTCTTGACAAAGCGTTCAAATTCCATGAAGGTTTGTCTCTCCATTAGAAGTGGGCTGAGCCTAAGGTGagtaaaagacaaaaaatgcTTTCCATCTGGATCATTCAATGGTTTGGCGTTATCCAGAATCTTGTTATATGTGACCCTATCATGGCATGGAAGAGTGTTCTCGCTGGCAATTGGAATGCCAACTTCCCACGCAGCATTCAGCACCTGAATAGAAAGTTAGAATGCTCATAGACACACTTTCAAACCAGCGTATCTGAAGAAAGATGTAGCATTATGTTCATCCAAAATTTTTTTACAGGCGAAAAAAACAGGCTTTTATAAAGACGacctatttttctaaaatgacAGGCTCAATTTAGGAAATGCTGAAGCTGAGCAGTAGGTTTCTTACTTGCCATACTAATCCCTCAGGATCTGCAAGTGCCTCTGCAAAGTCCGCTTGCTGGTCTCCCATCCGTGATTCAGAACACGAGAAGTTTAAAGCAGCTTTATGCTTCTTTAGCATTTCTGCAATTGCAGCATAGCCATCACGATTGCATGGGTTGTAGAACCCAGCAGTTAATTCAGCAGCATGACTGGCTGTCTTGTACCACCAATGAATACCTGATAGCTGCTCGCCAATTAAAATGTAGCAAACAGAGTGGATCAAGCATAGCTATTTAAATAACTTTTGGACGTAGTTTTCAAATTCAGCATTTTGAAGTGAGCATGAACAAATATCTTAAATGAGCATAAAATTAGGACCAAAGCAGTTAAACAGAGAAAGACAGAAACAATTCTAGATAGCAATCTTAGATAAACAAGcctaaaaattagaagaaatttctGAAAAGCTGACTCACCTTCACAGCAATTTGAGTGCCTTCGAAAGCTAACTTTGCCAAAGAAAGTACCCGATCACCATGATCAACTAAAATCCTAGTATACCAATTAAGGAAGAACCTGCCATAATACCCATCATAGTCCCCTCCATCACAGAAGAAACCAGTTTCATGTGGCTGGGAATTATAGAAACCAGCATTATCTGGTCCCCTAGCCCAGAAAGGATGTCCCCTTGCTTCTGCTGTCTTCTTTAAGCTTTTCAGCAAATACTGATCATAACACTGCAAATAAGGGCCTTTTTTTTAACCATGCTGAGATAACAAAAGATAAATTGACATGACAAGTTGAGAAAATAGATGAAAGAATCAAGCACTCAATTCACATAACGTGGAGCAACCAATTAACCTAATGGTAATAATTGTTTTCTCATTACtagttacaaaataaaaaattgaaaacaagccTTATCGCAAAGTATATTTTAAAGACAACTGTTTTCTTAAAACCTATAAACTCTGCTTAACATTCAAGTCCAACTCCACTTCTCTGAAGTACCTTGACAAAATGGGCATACAAATCAGAAAATCAACTTGTGTCCAAGTGAACTCTGGAAAGACATTGTAAATTgacttctattttcagtttttgcattttgaagaagagaaaagaagaaaggctGCATGGTGTTGGAAAAACAGGTGGCTGGAGCATACTGCCTGAGCAGCAACTCTCAAGGCCAGAAGCATTGTGAGCGCAAATGTTGAAAGCCATCAGCAAGTTTGCATGTATGGATTTTGTGTGTTGCAAACCTCAAAGATCAAAGTAACTTCTAAAGTTGTAGCAAGCAAATGTGGATGATGAAAGCTTACATCAGTAAGAAAGAAGATCGCTAAAATCATAGCTAAAAGATAACCTGAAATTCACCAATGCCAGGATATCTCCAGCCATGCTTCACTGGACAAGCTGGGTACCGTAGCTCCCCACAAGGACCAAGTCCAACTTCAACCATGGAGATGATACCATCAgcaaaaaattcatcaaattctgCTCGGAAGCTTCTCATGTAGTCAAAGTACACCTACATTAGTTAACCATAGAGATAAAACACGAAATTTACTAGCCTCAAAAAATAATCCGGCTCAAATTCCCAAATTACATGAAAGCAACAGATCAAATCTcctatgttctgatcattgcaatTAGGAACACACATAAAATCCAGTTTTGAATTCAGCATCATATACATTCAAAATGTTAGCCATAAACAAAACagcaacttaaaaaatataattaaatggaaCAATTTATCATTGTATTTAGCTTATGCAGGTGTCTAAGAAAATTTAATGATTATCACAGAAGCAGATATTCATGTGGATACTTGCAAAGAGTGACAGAAAAGCTTATATGTATCAACCATACACTAGCTTAGAATTCCATAAGGCCTGACAGACACAGCAGGATGTACCTCAACAGCAGTACGGCCTCTTAACACTCGTTCTTTGTCGATTCCCCATGAAAGACATTCTGGGTTGCGCCTGCCTTCTCTATCAGTGAAGAAAATGTCAGGATTACTTCGTCCAATTTCTGCCACCCAATGTGGCAGGGGAATACACACATCATCACCAACATTGCCTCCACATTCATGAAATGACATCACAACCTGAGGTAAAAAATCAGTAAAACAAGTTGACCTCATCCAGAAGGAATCTTCAAGAGTGTTGAGACAAACTACTACAGCTCAATCAGCAATGAGTTGCTATGGCATGTTTAGATGAAGATACACTCATAACTAACATTTCAATGCTTCTTAGAAtcttaaaagttaaataaaCCCTGTGAAAACACCATCCCTTCTTAATAGAAACATCATATAACCTGTTAATAAATTTGGCTGTACTCAGAATTATTGTTTAGttgtaacattaaaaaaaaaaacagggaataataataaagagaatGAAATACTCCACAGCCAATATCAGCTCCCAAGCTGTGGGGATTTGCAATCTCAAACCTAAATGAATCAACCATCTCCCTTCATAGACAGGAAGTCACTGAAACACATGGATGTATACTTGACCACACCTTCATTAGTGCCTGGCTTCATGACAGTTTCAACAACTTCAGTCTTATGCATCTAAGTCCCCCAACCATCGCCCATTCATTAGCCCAAAGATATTGTTTTGCAATTTAATGAAATTGGCTCCTATCAAAATCATCATAGTAAGGTCCTTAAATTTGATCTGTGAATAATCTCCCAGCTATGATCCATCAACATGCTTAGTCACACACATGCTCACATCATTGACAGTATGATCAACAGCAACAACTTGCTCAGTTTCCCACACACTTGAAAAATATCTGATCTCATAATATTGCAGAATCCAGGGCATTGTATCAACATCACCAACATCCACATGTATGGATGCATTCATAAACAATCTATGAAGTGGTGTACCATAGAAAGGGAGGTTGCTAAGAAAAACCAATGATTAGCATTAATTTTATGTCCAGAATGAGGGAGAGCATGAGCTACGATACAGGATAACAAGTTTCAAAAAGCACTCACCTGTAACTTAAGCTTAAGTTCACGCACCATCTGGAAGAGCCTACTGTACCCGCTCCAGTTATACTCCTGAGGAGTGTGAGCCTCTACTATGCCCCACCAGCAGTCAACCATAATGCCATCAACATTGGCAGATTTCAAGACCTTGAGCTGCTTCAGTAGGTCATCTGGATCAACCAGCTCACATTTCATATTTATGACACCCAACTGACACCAACAAATTATGgcaaacaaaaatgaatttgattAGAACTTGCATACATCTCACATTTGGCATCAAGGTTAGATTGAGAACAACATATCAGTGAAAATATTGTATCTTTCATAAAAAGTCTTAACTCTGAGCAGAAATAAAAATAGGACAGCACCCATCTCCAAAATTAACTGTTCGAAAAGTAGGATTGATTAACTCACTGGTAACATCACATAAACTGGTATGAATGGAGTGCCAGCAAAATCTCGCTCTGGTAGCTTTGGAATTGGAGGTATGTCAACAATCtatatgaaaaaagagagagtagagagttgaaaaatgcATGAAATTAAACTCGTCTAGAAGAACCAAgttttgtaagaaaattaaCTTGTACTCTCGATTCCTTGACTGAAAACAAGTTCTACATATGTACAAAATTGTGCTCCACTGCTAATCGAAAGGTTGGTTAATTTAGTTATGTCTAACGTGTAATGTGCAAGATATAcgtagagtaaaaaaaaagcagcaGAACAAATTTTTTCAGCGTTCAAAGTTCACTAGGAGGTTACAAACATTAAACTTGAAAACAACATTTATTAGAATATCCAGAGATGGATATTTCAGCACAAATAGAGTACAAAAGAATTCCATAGTACCTGCTTGTCATTTATGATGTCCATGGAGCCACCAATATGGAGATTGCTCCCTGTTTGCTCTCCTCCCTCCCCCGCCACTGCTGGGATCTGTGGCTGAGTGCTTGCTGATAGATCATAAGGTGAGGGGTTGGGCATAAAAACACCTTTCATACTGCATGTATTGTACTCAACTGAGGTCTGATAACCAGGAGAGACTCCTCTAAGGGAAGCCGGTGGAGTCTGTTGTGACACCAGatgagaagaagatgatgttaCTGCAGCAGAAGTGCCACCCGCAGGCCTTGAGCCCTGCTGCAAAAAAGTAAAGAACATAGCCATTCCCTCTAGATTTTACTAAGATCCATTTGAAGCAAGAATCAAGGAATGAAAAAGAGGTACTATGATCAACCCAACCTCTTCAAACCCATGGGTAATAACAATTTAATGCGCATTCTCATCAGTTATCACTAACATCTAAATACCAAATCAAACAAAGGCTTCGTACTTGAGAGATAAGCACCTGAGATCTTGAAGGGAAGGTAGTTCCATCTGGAAGAACAACCCAGCCAGCTTCCCTAGCCAAAGCAGCAATTACATCATTTATATCAGCTCTGACTCTAAGATTGTAATTCCCATGCCTCCTTAATCCTGCCAAGATCCTTGCTGTGATTGCCCTCCGGTGTCGCTCTCTTAGCTTCGTCCTCTCCTTTTCTTCAAGCGGTCTAGACCTCCGAGCTCCTCCTGCTGGAGTGGTAACCTGCTCTTGAAATTGCTGTTGATGTTGAAACTGATTATCACTATTGTTTGATGTCATCCCTCCACCCCCTCCTGCCATAATCTGTGCAGCAATATTCTTCCCTCCATTTTCTTCATCCTCATCATCTTCCTCTTTAACGTCCATGTccatttcttcatcatcatcttcttcacttGTTCCTATTAATTTTTGGATATCCGTTGCCATTCTCTCTCTTCCACAACCAAATGTCTAGGACTTAGTCATTGAATACTTCTACGGTGACAAAGGCCATCATTTCCACTTTGATTATCCATGTATCTGAAAAGCTACCGTTTTTCAAATAATGCAGAcagtaaactaaaaaaaaaaacatgtgctaGTCTCATTTTCGACTTCCCTGGCAACAATGAAAAACTTAAAGAGTTATGACCCAAATATACTCAATCATTAATAgacaaagaaggaaaaagaatgtTCTCTTTTACAATTTAAGCCTTTATTTGAAACTTTTATAGTGTTTTCAACTGCATACAAGTCAAGAAGACAAATGCCTCCGCTACATTGTCCTTAACGCTACATTTGGCATAAACATGTCAGTTTTCTCATTTCTgttcttcaataattttattttttttgacaactatttttgtttcttcaagtCAAgggaaaaatagaaataaaaaacagaataatcaaaaaattaatttctttctcgGCAACCAAATAAGTAGAGACCAATTGTCTCACTATAAATTAACAGCAgaacttcaataaaaaattagcaCTTTGTAACTACAAATAAACTCAACAATCACCTTCTTGTAACAGTCTTCCGCACATTTCAGCGTAAAAATCCCGCAAAAACTTCGCCTTTTGCGTGCTAATACTTCAAATTCCCCTCTATTTCTCCATTTCCAACTCAAATTTTACTTTTCCAGCTTTTACGCCAACAAATTCACAAACCTTCTCACCTTATATCTGCTTCATAACAACAGATCCATCTACCTCTCTTGAAACCCTAACTTCGCCGACCACCGGAGAACCTCCGGTGCGTTTCGCGGCCACTCTCCAAAGCCTAATTAAACATAGAGTTCCGCAAGAAAGCGAGAAATTCGAGGTTTTCCCGGCGAGTGGAGGTAGCTGACGGTGAATGTGAAAGGGAGAGTAAGGCGGCGCGTGTGGAGATGTGTGTTTGCGTGCGAGGGTTAGGGTTTCGCGCGTGTGGAGAGGCTCGAGCgtgttttgtgtgtgtgtgtgttttggtTTGACACGGATGGGGCGTGTGTAGTTAAGCTCGAAAGGGGGTGCGGGAGACACGAGTAGCACGTGCCGAAAGTTGGCCGAGTTAGACTACACACGAGATGTTAGTGTGTTCTTAAGGGGCCCCATCACGTGACCTACATTTGTGGTAAAATGGTTACAGACCGTTTATACAATTGTCTGAAAAGTTACGCGGTCAGTCCGTTCCGCTCAATGTTACTATATGAtggtaagaataaaaataacacaaggTGGTTATTATGTTTTGCATAGATAAATCATAAATGAGGACACTTGAACCTATTTTCAGTTGCGGTgtcacttattttttattattttttatttttttatttttaattaatttttattatttttaaattattttaatatgctgattttaaaaataaattttaaaaaataaaaaaatattattttaatatattttcaaataaaaaaataatatttaccatACTTTCAAATACcttctaacaaaataaaaaataacactatTCACCTGGAAATGTCCATACATTCTAATAATGTCAATGATTAGTCAAATTCAATTTAGCAAATCCTATTAACATTTTCATATCGTGATTGAAATTATTTACAAaactaatccataataaataatattaatctttaatattatattttgttagtgtcataggataaaaaaaacatataaaaaataacataaatttattttgttgaagaataaagataagattataaattcaatttgtCTATGTGATAATTTTAAAGGAAATCTTTATCATTTCaagacagaaaaaacaaaaaagacatgttcattttatttttattatttctatctCTTTTATCTATAAAATCAGATTGTCGAAGTCAAATGTAGCAACACAAAAAAGACTCATAGGatgattatcttaaaaaaaaaaaaaaaaaactagatgagCTTCTTCGCAAGAATAAATGGCAGCTATTGTTTAATGGAAAAAATGGATATTTAGAACAATTAAAAGCCTACATTGAGCTGCACTATGAAACATGTTACATTGAATATTATGAACAAACTATAATATTAGTGGGTATAGCAACTAGGGTTTGAAGCATAAAAACTGtaattttaagatattaattattctcacaatatttttttgaggGTTAAAGTAATATACTTTTAGGATACAACAAAGCGTTAAACTTATAAACAGtaactttaataaatttattaagaagttatgttttatttctgataaacataaataaagagTTTGTagtgaaaaattaaagagaaaagaagattgtttctaattaatttctGACAATCATCAAATtggtatttataaataaaataacactcTTTCAGACCAATGTATCTGTAAAGTTTAAAGGTACACTTCTTCATACCAATATGTCTATAGAGTTTAAAAGCATTTCTCTTCAGACCAATATGTTTATAGAGTTTAAAAGCCAACTCTTCATTCAAATTATTTGAACAATTTAGCAAGAGACGTCATGtataattattagattaattaattctaaaaatttaattaattaacttaaattattttattccaaaaataataataaaaatcatttatgttTCCCTCACATTATAAGGCACAACAAAACCTCATACtctttcaatgtgagataaagtTTCTCTTTATTAATCTTGAGAGGAGTGTCGTGAAACCATAATAAGGATCCATTGAGGAGCCATTGTATGTGAACACATGAAAATCAAATCCTTTTTTGCAAGATAGTTGCATTGTTAGGGCTGACTGAGTTGCTCACTTTTAAGGCTTCGTCGGAgcaattatgacgtcatcattACTTGAGACTACCTGAATTTGGTAGAAGGGGTACACACCTTTCATTTGGAACCATTTTTGCTCAATTTAAAGTTATGTAACTCCACATTCATTTGTTCAAAGGTGCCAACCTGATTAGCCTTAAATCTGAAAATCGAGTGATAACTGATCAGGGACAAGATGTCGGGAACTTCCATGGAAAAATTGTGATGTAAACGTCTAATTCATGGAAATAGGATTGTAAAATGGATGTTTTTCttccatttgaaaaaaatctcaTGTCATTTAGAGGTCTAAAACTCCACAATGAGCTCTTGAAAGGTGCCAATCTGACCATCGTGAACTgctaagaaagaaaatgaacagaGGCT
Protein-coding sequences here:
- the LOC133690810 gene encoding beta-amylase 7 isoform X3, whose product is MATDIQKLIGTSEEDDDEEMDMDVKEEDDEDEENGGKNIAAQIMAGGGGGMTSNNSDNQFQHQQQFQEQVTTPAGGARRSRPLEEKERTKLRERHRRAITARILAGLRRHGNYNLRVRADINDVIAALAREAGWVVLPDGTTFPSRSQQGSRPAGGTSAAVTSSSSHLVSQQTPPASLRGVSPGYQTSVEYNTCSMKGVFMPNPSPYDLSASTQPQIPAVAGEGGEQTGSNLHIGGSMDIINDKQIVDIPPIPKLPERDFAGTPFIPVYVMLPLGVINMKCELVDPDDLLKQLKVLKSANVDGIMVDCWWGIVEAHTPQEYNWSGYSRLFQMVRELKLKLQVVMSFHECGGNVGDDVCIPLPHWVAEIGRSNPDIFFTDREGRRNPECLSWGIDKERVLRGRTAVEVYFDYMRSFRAEFDEFFADGIISMVEVGLGPCGELRYPACPVKHGWRYPGIGEFQCYDQYLLKSLKKTAEARGHPFWARGPDNAGFYNSQPHETGFFCDGGDYDGYYGRFFLNWYTRILVDHGDRVLSLAKLAFEGTQIAVKLSGIHWWYKTASHAAELTAGFYNPCNRDGYAAIAEMLKKHKAALNFSCSESRMGDQQADFAEALADPEGLVWQVLNAAWEVGIPIASENTLPCHDRVTYNKILDNAKPLNDPDGKHFLSFTHLRLSPLLMERQTFMEFERFVKRMHGEAVVELRV
- the LOC133690810 gene encoding beta-amylase 7 isoform X2, coding for MATDIQKLIGTSEEDDDEEMDMDVKEEDDEDEENGGKNIAAQIMAGGGGGMTSNNSDNQFQHQQQFQEQVTTPAGGARRSRPLEEKERTKLRERHRRAITARILAGLRRHGNYNLRVRADINDVIAALAREAGWVVLPDGTTFPSRSQVLISQGSRPAGGTSAAVTSSSSHLVSQQTPPASLRGVSPGYQTSVEYNTCSMKGVFMPNPSPYDLSASTQPQIPAVAGEGGEQTGSNLHIGGSMDIINDKQIVDIPPIPKLPERDFAGTPFIPVYVMLPLGVINMKCELVDPDDLLKQLKVLKSANVDGIMVDCWWGIVEAHTPQEYNWSGYSRLFQMVRELKLKLQVVMSFHECGGNVGDDVCIPLPHWVAEIGRSNPDIFFTDREGRRNPECLSWGIDKERVLRGRTAVEVYFDYMRSFRAEFDEFFADGIISMVEVGLGPCGELRYPACPVKHGWRYPGIGEFQCYDQYLLKSLKKTAEARGHPFWARGPDNAGFYNSQPHETGFFCDGGDYDGYYGRFFLNWYTRILVDHGDRVLSLAKLAFEGTQIAVKLSGIHWWYKTASHAAELTAGFYNPCNRDGYAAIAEMLKKHKAALNFSCSESRMGDQQADFAEALADPEGLVWQVLNAAWEVGIPIASENTLPCHDRVTYNKILDNAKPLNDPDGKHFLSFTHLRLSPLLMERQTFMEFERFVKRMHGEAVVELRV
- the LOC133690810 gene encoding beta-amylase 7 isoform X5, whose amino-acid sequence is MATDIQKLIGTSEEDDDEEMDMDVKEEDDEDEENGGKNIAAQIMAGGGGGMTSNNSDNQFQHQQQFQEQVTTPAGGARRSRPLEEKERTKLRERHRRAITARILAGLRRHGNYNLRVRADINDVIAALAREAGWVVLPDGTTFPSRSQTPPASLRGVSPGYQTSVEYNTCSMKGVFMPNPSPYDLSASTQPQIPAVAGEGGEQTGSNLHIGGSMDIINDKQIVDIPPIPKLPERDFAGTPFIPVYVMLPLGVINMKCELVDPDDLLKQLKVLKSANVDGIMVDCWWGIVEAHTPQEYNWSGYSRLFQMVRELKLKLQVVMSFHECGGNVGDDVCIPLPHWVAEIGRSNPDIFFTDREGRRNPECLSWGIDKERVLRGRTAVEVYFDYMRSFRAEFDEFFADGIISMVEVGLGPCGELRYPACPVKHGWRYPGIGEFQCYDQYLLKSLKKTAEARGHPFWARGPDNAGFYNSQPHETGFFCDGGDYDGYYGRFFLNWYTRILVDHGDRVLSLAKLAFEGTQIAVKLSGIHWWYKTASHAAELTAGFYNPCNRDGYAAIAEMLKKHKAALNFSCSESRMGDQQADFAEALADPEGLVWQVLNAAWEVGIPIASENTLPCHDRVTYNKILDNAKPLNDPDGKHFLSFTHLRLSPLLMERQTFMEFERFVKRMHGEAVVELRV